From a single Pseudorasbora parva isolate DD20220531a chromosome 15, ASM2467924v1, whole genome shotgun sequence genomic region:
- the LOC137041891 gene encoding zona pellucida sperm-binding protein 3-like, with protein sequence MMELIYVELLLLVALGLSLAQQSGSQQGQDPLRFLQQQSPVLAPQRAFQKSQLSSSLRPVRPVTSPAVVNQWKLQEPGSSQSKQLMVTPLAPLTWHFPIVLEEPQQPAVPFELHVPTPAQSISVQCGERFVHVEVKKDFFGTGQLVNPSFLSLGGCAAVGEDPNAQVLIFEYELQTCGSTPTMIDDELVYKFSLIYTPEALEGTPIVRTDAAAVGIECHYSRLHNVSSNFLMPNWVPFAATKVAEEVLVFSLKLMTDDWVFERPSNHFYLGQSLNFEASVKQYNHVPLRLFVDDCVATAVPDVTAAPRYSFIENHGCLVDAKLTGSTSGFMHRVQNDKLLFRLESFKFQQANSGLVYVTCSLRAVMASTPISQENKACSFANGWLSADDNDQMCMCCDSTCGFSRKGRALSDSGLVSEGKATIGPIVVADVHQLHV encoded by the exons ATGATGGAATTAATCTATGTTGAATTGCTGTTGCTTGTTGCACTTGGCTTGTCTTTGGCACAGCAGTCAGGATCTCAACAAGGCCAGGATCCCTTAAGATTCCTACAACAACAGTCACCAGTTTTAGCTCCTCAGCGAGCTTTCCAAAAGTCACAGTTATCCTCTTCACTGCGGCCTGTGAGACCTGTGACGAGCCCTGCTGTGGTAAACCAATGGAAGCTTCAAGAACCTGGAAGTAGTCAGTCTAAACAGCTAATGGTGACTCCTCTGGCACCTTTGACCTGGCATTTTCCTATAGTTTTGGAAGAGCCCCAACAGCCAGCTGTGCCTTTTGAGTTGCATGTACCGACCCCTGCTCAGAGTATTTCAGTACAATGTGGGGAGAGATTTGTCCATGTGGAGGTTAAGAAGGACTTCTTTGGGACTGGTCAGCTAGTTAATCCTTCATTCCTCAGTTTAGGAGGTTGTGCAGCGGTTGGGGAGGATCCAAACGCTCAAGTGCTTATCTTTGAGTATGAGCTCCAGACATGTGGCAGCACTCCGACG ATGATTGATGATGAGCTGGTGTATAAATTCTCCCTCATCTACACTCCTGAGGCTTTAGAAGGAACTCCTATTGTAAGAACTGATGCAGCAGCTGTTGGAATTGAGTGCCACTATTCAAG GTTGCACAATGTTAGCAGTAATTTTTTAATGCCCAATTGGGTTCCTTTTGCGGCCACAAAGGTTGCAGAGGAAGTTCTGGTGTTCTCCTTAAAGCTCATGACTg ATGACTGGGTGTTTGAGAGGCCATCCAATCACTTCTATTTGGGGCAATCCTTGAATTTTGAAGCTTCTGTTAAGCAGTACAACCATGTTCCTCTGCGACTTTTTGTAGATGATTGTGTGGCTACTGCAGTCCCTGATGTGACAGCTGCTCCGCGATATTCATTTATTGAGAACCATGG GTGTCTGGTTGATGCAAAGCTTACGGGATCTACTTCCGGGTTTATGCACAGAGTTCAGAATGACAAACTATTATTTCGCTTGGAGTCTTTCAAATTCCAGCAAGCAAACAGTGGTTTG GTATACGTCACATGTTCTTTGAGGGCAGTTATGGCTTCAACCCCCATAAGTCAAGAGAACAAGGCTTGCTCCTTTGCCAATGG aTGGCTTTCTGCAGATGACAATGACCAGATGTGCATGTGCTGTGACTCGACATGTGGCTTTAGCAGGAAAGGGCGAGCCCTGTCAGATTCAG GCCTTGTTTCAGAAGGAAAAGCAACAATTGGCCCCATTGTAGTTGCTGATGTACATCAATTGCATGTCTAA